In one Oryzias latipes chromosome 13, ASM223467v1 genomic region, the following are encoded:
- the fndc3a gene encoding fibronectin type-III domain-containing protein 3A isoform X1, which produces MADRTPPLESGQLLSPELPILASPPPPSMVNGEGPQQVILVQVNPGEAFTIRREDGQFQCITGPAQVPMMSPNGSVPPIYVPPGYVSQIIEENGVRRVLVLPQQPDFHPGGHSPLHHPPPPPHAHMPAFIPHPAMMPPPPHLYTSMAGGVGDLSSQYISQYHPAHIFSEQVSADSHPQHGRPTFVHRDDRTTKTHERLQKKLKERQGGGGGGGGGGGGQVKDSPPSSPQKSCNSPPAVDIHNGIGGKGLEAEHRHPVTCPDKQISKGKNGESRVLDKEAQALIAFLSTISKPVVSDIQARGAEVSWVAPARPENENGSVEDDSSSPQPLSYDISVSVEGKDGKYQTMYCGEELSATLKGLRPATDHHVRVQAMSNSIVGSPSEPVSFTTLSCEPDPPNPPKKASGTKNALVLQWKASCDNGSKILNYILQWDEGKGTGIFEKCYSGPQKQYRVTKLTPATRYSFRLAAENDMGVSEFSEVVDLFTSCSVPLPPFPPELETAGVTWLCVKWQRPSSSPKEDDISYILEMEEEGSGYGFQRSYDGEELSHTIRNLHRSTKYKFRVAAYNSEGKSNPSQVVEFITKPDRPSSPCRPVIKGRVLPNSFKMAWEPPKEDGGSEVTKYVVELSEGLSGSFWGLVYSGPALEHVCDGLKPGCSYQTRVYCMSEGGQSPMSETLQVQTLAVPPGPCQPPRLVGKPKSREVQLRWVPPQVDGGSPVSCYSVEVSGQQAEVSREVYQGPELDCSVGALMPGKTYSFRVKAANKAGFGPLSERCEITTAPGAPEQCKAPSTTSKSPTCVVVSWEAPPCNGAPVTEFRLEWGAAEGTMQVCYSGSALSHEMRGLLPATNYFCRVQAANLAGVGPFSEAVLCQTPCSVPAAVSNIYQLKESELQKYETTADKDEEDEEGVVSRPSPVFSPSTCLGIGWDSPCDHGSEITSYLIDLGEKQPVVVGRVNKHVIQHLQPDTSYRIRIQAQNSLGTGPFSHTFKLKTKPLPPQPPRLECTAFSHQTLRLKWGDGPTKAASSEALQYQLQMGDKNGRFIPLYKGPCHTHKVQRLNESTSYTFRIQAFNEAGEGPFSNVYTFTTPRSPPAPVKAPKVERLDDNSCEVTWEALPPMKGDPVIYTLQSMIGNSEFKQIYKGSATSFHAQNLQTSSDHRFRVCAIRQCQDATELSGPYSPTVTLSLQRSDAAATGGSSAGSGLRTSAESARTRQSLTDEQCAFLLLMVFAVIAILIAFVIQYFVIK; this is translated from the exons GTCCTGCTCAGGTTCCCATGATGTCTCCAAATGGTTCAGTGCCTCCAATCTATGTGCCTCCTGGATACGTTTCACAG ATCATAGAAGAGAACGGAGTGCGGCGGGTTCTGGTTTTACCTCAGCAACCAGATTTCCACCCAGGGGGACATTCCCCGCTGCAtcatcctccacctcctccccaTGCACACATGCCTGCCTTCATCCCACACCCCGCCATGATGCCCCCTCCTCCTCACCTGTACACAAGCATGGCAGGAGGTGTGGGTGACTTGAGCTCCCAGTACATCTCCCAATATCATCCTGCCCATATTTTCTCAGAGCAGG TCTCTGCAGATTCTCACCCCCAACACGGACGCCCAACGTTTGTCCACAGAGACGACCGAACTACCAAAACACACGAACGTCTCCAGAAGAAACTCAAGGAGCGTcagggaggtggtggtggtggaggaggaggaggaggaggccaggTGAAGGACAGTCCTCCATCCTCCCCGCAAAAGTCCTGCAACAGCCCCCCAGCAGTGGACATTCACAACGGCATTGGTGGGAAAGGACTGGAAGCAGAGCACAGGCATCCGGTGACCTGTCCAGACAAGCAGATCAGCAAGGGAAAAAACGGGGAGTCAAGAG tgcttGACAAAGAGGCTCAGGCCCTgatcgcatttctgagtaccaTCAGTAAACCCGTG GTGTCAGACATCCAAGCAAGAGGAGCTGAAGTCAGCTGGGTTGCCCCTGCCAGGCCTGAGAATGAGAATGGCAGCGTGGAAGATGACTCCAGCTCTCCACAGCCCCTCAGCTATGACATTTCTGTCTCAGTTGAGGGGAAAGATGGGAAATACCAGACTATGTATTG TGGGGAGGAACTAAGTGCGACTTTAAAAGGTCTACGACCGGCGACCGATCATCACGTCAG GGTCCAGGCCATGTCCAACTCTATAGTGGGAAGCCCATCAGAACCTGTGAGCTTTACGACTCTAAGCTGTGAGCCAGACCCCCCCAATCCTCCAAAGAAGGCCAGTGGGACCAAGAATGCCCTTGTTCTCCAGTGGAAG GCTTCGTGTGACAATGGCTCCAAAATTCTGAACTACATTCTTCAATGGGATGag GGGAAAGGCACAGGCATTTTTGAAAAGTGCTATAGTGGACCTCAGAAGCAGTACAGAGTGACCAAGCTTACTCCAGCTACAAGATACTCGTTTCGCCTCGCAGCAGAAAATGACATGGGTGTAAG TGAGTTCAGTGAAGTGGTGGACCTGTTCACCTCATGCAGTGTGCCATTGCCACCCTTCCCTCCAGAACTGGAGACGGCGGGAGTGACCTGGTTGTGTGTGAAGTGGCAGAGGCCCAGCAGTTCTCCAAAGGAGGATGACATTTCCTACATTTTGGAGATGGAGGAGGAAGGCTCG GGATACGGCTTCCAGCGGAGCTACGACGGTGAAGAGCTTTCCCACACCATCAGGAATCTCCACAGGAGCACCAAGTACAAGTTTAGG GTGGCAGCATACAATTCAGAAGGAAAGAGTAATCCCAGTCAGGTGGTTGAGTTCATCACGAAGCCAGACAGACCCAGCAGTCCCTGCAGGCCTGTCATCAAAGGAAGAGTCTTGCCTAACAGCTTCAAAATGGCCTGGG agccaccaaaagaGGACGGTGGGTCAGAAGTCACAAAATATGTCGTGGAGCTGTCTGAGGGTTTAAGTG GTTCATTTTGGGGGCTGGTGTACTCCGGGCCAGCCCTGGAACATGTATGTGACGGTCTGAAGCCTGGCTGCTCCTACCAAACAAGAGTTTACTGCATGAGTGAGGGGGGGCAGAGCCCG ATGTCGGAGACTCTGCAAGTCCAGACGCTAGCGGTGCCCCCGGGGCCTTGCCAGCCCCCTCGATTGGTGGGCAAACCTAAATCCAGGGAGGTCCAACTGCGCTGGG TCCCACCTCAGGTAGACGGAGGAAGTCCAGTGTCCTGCTACAGCGTGGAAGTGAGCGGGCAGCAGGCTGAGGTGAGCCGGGAGGTTTACCAGGGTCCAGAGCTGGACTGCTCTGTGGGGGCCTTAATGCCTGGCAAAACCTACAGCTTCCGGGTCAAGGCGGCAAACAAGGCTGGG TTCGGACCGCTATCGGAGCGATGTGAAATCACAACTGCCCCTGGAGCCCCAGAACAGTGTAAGGCTCCTTCAACCACATCCAAATCTCCTACCTGTGTGGTTGTAAGCTGGGAG GCCCCTCCCTGTAACGGAGCTCCAGTGACAGAGTTTCGTTTGGAGTGGGGTGCAGCTGAAGGCACCATGCAAGTGTGCTACAGCGGGTCAGCGCTCAGCCACGAAATGAGGGGTCTGCTCCCTGCAACCAACTACTTCTGCCGAGTGCAG GCGGCAAACCTGGCCGGCGTGGGACCCTTCAGCGAGGCGGTGCTGTGTCAGACGCCCTGCTCCGTGCCCGCCGCCGTCAGCAACATCTACCAGCTGAAAGAGTCCGAACTGCAGAAGTATGAAACCACAGCCGACAAAgacgaggaagatgaagagggcGTCGTCTCACGCCCCTCGCCGGTCTTCTCTCCCTCCACCTGCCTCGGCATCGGCTGGGATTCTCCGTGCGATCACGGTTCGGAGATCACCTCTTACCTGATCGACCTCGGAGAGAAGCAGCCAGTCGTGGTCGGTCGCGTCAACAAACACGTCATCCAGCATCTGCAGCCGGACACCAGCTACAG GATCCGAATTCAAGCCCAGAATAGCCTGGGAACCGGGCCCTTCAGTCACACCTTTAAGCTGAAGACCAAGCCGCTGCCTCCGCAGCCGCCGCGGCTGGAGTGCACCGCCTTCAGTCATCAGACCCTCAGGCTCAAATGGGGCGACGGCCCGACCAAGGCCGCTTCCTCGGAGGCGCTCCAGTATCAGCTGCAGATGGGGGACAAAAACGGCAG ATTTATACCCCTGTATAAAGGACCATGCCACACACACAAAGTCCAGAGGCTTAATGAGTCTACCTCTTACACGTTCCGCATCCAGGCCTTTAATGAGGCGGGCGAAGGGCCCTTCTCCAATGTTTACACATTCACCACCCCAcgctctcctccagctcctgtgAAAG CTCCTAAAGTGGAGCGTCTCGATGACAACTCCTGTGAAGTCACATGGGAAGCTCTGCCCCCCATGAAGGGAGATCCTGTTATCTACACCTTGCAGAGCATGATAGGAAACTCCGAGTTCAAACAG ATCTACAAAGGCTCCGCCACGTCCTTCCATGCTCAGAACCTGCAGACCAGCAGCGACCACCGTTTCCGTGTGTGCGCGATCCGGCAGTGCCAGGACGCCACGGAACTGAGCGGCCCCTACAGCCCCACGGTGACCCTCTCCCTTCAGCGGAGCGACGCCGCCGCCACGGGCGGCAGCTCCGCGGGCTCAGGGCTCAGAACCAGCGCGGAGTCCGCCCGGACCAGACAGAGTCTGACAGACGAGCAGTGTGCTTTCCTCCTCCTCATGGTCTTCGCCGTCATCGCCATCCTCATCGCTTTCGTCATCCAGTACTTTGTCATCAAATGA
- the fndc3a gene encoding fibronectin type-III domain-containing protein 3A isoform X3: protein MRATVILVQVNPGEAFTIRREDGQFQCITGPAQVPMMSPNGSVPPIYVPPGYVSQIIEENGVRRVLVLPQQPDFHPGGHSPLHHPPPPPHAHMPAFIPHPAMMPPPPHLYTSMAGGVGDLSSQYISQYHPAHIFSEQVSADSHPQHGRPTFVHRDDRTTKTHERLQKKLKERQGGGGGGGGGGGGQVKDSPPSSPQKSCNSPPAVDIHNGIGGKGLEAEHRHPVTCPDKQISKGKNGESRVLDKEAQALIAFLSTISKPVVSDIQARGAEVSWVAPARPENENGSVEDDSSSPQPLSYDISVSVEGKDGKYQTMYCGEELSATLKGLRPATDHHVRVQAMSNSIVGSPSEPVSFTTLSCEPDPPNPPKKASGTKNALVLQWKASCDNGSKILNYILQWDEGKGTGIFEKCYSGPQKQYRVTKLTPATRYSFRLAAENDMGVSEFSEVVDLFTSCSVPLPPFPPELETAGVTWLCVKWQRPSSSPKEDDISYILEMEEEGSGYGFQRSYDGEELSHTIRNLHRSTKYKFRVAAYNSEGKSNPSQVVEFITKPDRPSSPCRPVIKGRVLPNSFKMAWEPPKEDGGSEVTKYVVELSEGLSGSFWGLVYSGPALEHVCDGLKPGCSYQTRVYCMSEGGQSPMSETLQVQTLAVPPGPCQPPRLVGKPKSREVQLRWVPPQVDGGSPVSCYSVEVSGQQAEVSREVYQGPELDCSVGALMPGKTYSFRVKAANKAGFGPLSERCEITTAPGAPEQCKAPSTTSKSPTCVVVSWEAPPCNGAPVTEFRLEWGAAEGTMQVCYSGSALSHEMRGLLPATNYFCRVQAANLAGVGPFSEAVLCQTPCSVPAAVSNIYQLKESELQKYETTADKDEEDEEGVVSRPSPVFSPSTCLGIGWDSPCDHGSEITSYLIDLGEKQPVVVGRVNKHVIQHLQPDTSYRIRIQAQNSLGTGPFSHTFKLKTKPLPPQPPRLECTAFSHQTLRLKWGDGPTKAASSEALQYQLQMGDKNGRFIPLYKGPCHTHKVQRLNESTSYTFRIQAFNEAGEGPFSNVYTFTTPRSPPAPVKAPKVERLDDNSCEVTWEALPPMKGDPVIYTLQSMIGNSEFKQIYKGSATSFHAQNLQTSSDHRFRVCAIRQCQDATELSGPYSPTVTLSLQRSDAAATGGSSAGSGLRTSAESARTRQSLTDEQCAFLLLMVFAVIAILIAFVIQYFVIK, encoded by the exons GTCCTGCTCAGGTTCCCATGATGTCTCCAAATGGTTCAGTGCCTCCAATCTATGTGCCTCCTGGATACGTTTCACAG ATCATAGAAGAGAACGGAGTGCGGCGGGTTCTGGTTTTACCTCAGCAACCAGATTTCCACCCAGGGGGACATTCCCCGCTGCAtcatcctccacctcctccccaTGCACACATGCCTGCCTTCATCCCACACCCCGCCATGATGCCCCCTCCTCCTCACCTGTACACAAGCATGGCAGGAGGTGTGGGTGACTTGAGCTCCCAGTACATCTCCCAATATCATCCTGCCCATATTTTCTCAGAGCAGG TCTCTGCAGATTCTCACCCCCAACACGGACGCCCAACGTTTGTCCACAGAGACGACCGAACTACCAAAACACACGAACGTCTCCAGAAGAAACTCAAGGAGCGTcagggaggtggtggtggtggaggaggaggaggaggaggccaggTGAAGGACAGTCCTCCATCCTCCCCGCAAAAGTCCTGCAACAGCCCCCCAGCAGTGGACATTCACAACGGCATTGGTGGGAAAGGACTGGAAGCAGAGCACAGGCATCCGGTGACCTGTCCAGACAAGCAGATCAGCAAGGGAAAAAACGGGGAGTCAAGAG tgcttGACAAAGAGGCTCAGGCCCTgatcgcatttctgagtaccaTCAGTAAACCCGTG GTGTCAGACATCCAAGCAAGAGGAGCTGAAGTCAGCTGGGTTGCCCCTGCCAGGCCTGAGAATGAGAATGGCAGCGTGGAAGATGACTCCAGCTCTCCACAGCCCCTCAGCTATGACATTTCTGTCTCAGTTGAGGGGAAAGATGGGAAATACCAGACTATGTATTG TGGGGAGGAACTAAGTGCGACTTTAAAAGGTCTACGACCGGCGACCGATCATCACGTCAG GGTCCAGGCCATGTCCAACTCTATAGTGGGAAGCCCATCAGAACCTGTGAGCTTTACGACTCTAAGCTGTGAGCCAGACCCCCCCAATCCTCCAAAGAAGGCCAGTGGGACCAAGAATGCCCTTGTTCTCCAGTGGAAG GCTTCGTGTGACAATGGCTCCAAAATTCTGAACTACATTCTTCAATGGGATGag GGGAAAGGCACAGGCATTTTTGAAAAGTGCTATAGTGGACCTCAGAAGCAGTACAGAGTGACCAAGCTTACTCCAGCTACAAGATACTCGTTTCGCCTCGCAGCAGAAAATGACATGGGTGTAAG TGAGTTCAGTGAAGTGGTGGACCTGTTCACCTCATGCAGTGTGCCATTGCCACCCTTCCCTCCAGAACTGGAGACGGCGGGAGTGACCTGGTTGTGTGTGAAGTGGCAGAGGCCCAGCAGTTCTCCAAAGGAGGATGACATTTCCTACATTTTGGAGATGGAGGAGGAAGGCTCG GGATACGGCTTCCAGCGGAGCTACGACGGTGAAGAGCTTTCCCACACCATCAGGAATCTCCACAGGAGCACCAAGTACAAGTTTAGG GTGGCAGCATACAATTCAGAAGGAAAGAGTAATCCCAGTCAGGTGGTTGAGTTCATCACGAAGCCAGACAGACCCAGCAGTCCCTGCAGGCCTGTCATCAAAGGAAGAGTCTTGCCTAACAGCTTCAAAATGGCCTGGG agccaccaaaagaGGACGGTGGGTCAGAAGTCACAAAATATGTCGTGGAGCTGTCTGAGGGTTTAAGTG GTTCATTTTGGGGGCTGGTGTACTCCGGGCCAGCCCTGGAACATGTATGTGACGGTCTGAAGCCTGGCTGCTCCTACCAAACAAGAGTTTACTGCATGAGTGAGGGGGGGCAGAGCCCG ATGTCGGAGACTCTGCAAGTCCAGACGCTAGCGGTGCCCCCGGGGCCTTGCCAGCCCCCTCGATTGGTGGGCAAACCTAAATCCAGGGAGGTCCAACTGCGCTGGG TCCCACCTCAGGTAGACGGAGGAAGTCCAGTGTCCTGCTACAGCGTGGAAGTGAGCGGGCAGCAGGCTGAGGTGAGCCGGGAGGTTTACCAGGGTCCAGAGCTGGACTGCTCTGTGGGGGCCTTAATGCCTGGCAAAACCTACAGCTTCCGGGTCAAGGCGGCAAACAAGGCTGGG TTCGGACCGCTATCGGAGCGATGTGAAATCACAACTGCCCCTGGAGCCCCAGAACAGTGTAAGGCTCCTTCAACCACATCCAAATCTCCTACCTGTGTGGTTGTAAGCTGGGAG GCCCCTCCCTGTAACGGAGCTCCAGTGACAGAGTTTCGTTTGGAGTGGGGTGCAGCTGAAGGCACCATGCAAGTGTGCTACAGCGGGTCAGCGCTCAGCCACGAAATGAGGGGTCTGCTCCCTGCAACCAACTACTTCTGCCGAGTGCAG GCGGCAAACCTGGCCGGCGTGGGACCCTTCAGCGAGGCGGTGCTGTGTCAGACGCCCTGCTCCGTGCCCGCCGCCGTCAGCAACATCTACCAGCTGAAAGAGTCCGAACTGCAGAAGTATGAAACCACAGCCGACAAAgacgaggaagatgaagagggcGTCGTCTCACGCCCCTCGCCGGTCTTCTCTCCCTCCACCTGCCTCGGCATCGGCTGGGATTCTCCGTGCGATCACGGTTCGGAGATCACCTCTTACCTGATCGACCTCGGAGAGAAGCAGCCAGTCGTGGTCGGTCGCGTCAACAAACACGTCATCCAGCATCTGCAGCCGGACACCAGCTACAG GATCCGAATTCAAGCCCAGAATAGCCTGGGAACCGGGCCCTTCAGTCACACCTTTAAGCTGAAGACCAAGCCGCTGCCTCCGCAGCCGCCGCGGCTGGAGTGCACCGCCTTCAGTCATCAGACCCTCAGGCTCAAATGGGGCGACGGCCCGACCAAGGCCGCTTCCTCGGAGGCGCTCCAGTATCAGCTGCAGATGGGGGACAAAAACGGCAG ATTTATACCCCTGTATAAAGGACCATGCCACACACACAAAGTCCAGAGGCTTAATGAGTCTACCTCTTACACGTTCCGCATCCAGGCCTTTAATGAGGCGGGCGAAGGGCCCTTCTCCAATGTTTACACATTCACCACCCCAcgctctcctccagctcctgtgAAAG CTCCTAAAGTGGAGCGTCTCGATGACAACTCCTGTGAAGTCACATGGGAAGCTCTGCCCCCCATGAAGGGAGATCCTGTTATCTACACCTTGCAGAGCATGATAGGAAACTCCGAGTTCAAACAG ATCTACAAAGGCTCCGCCACGTCCTTCCATGCTCAGAACCTGCAGACCAGCAGCGACCACCGTTTCCGTGTGTGCGCGATCCGGCAGTGCCAGGACGCCACGGAACTGAGCGGCCCCTACAGCCCCACGGTGACCCTCTCCCTTCAGCGGAGCGACGCCGCCGCCACGGGCGGCAGCTCCGCGGGCTCAGGGCTCAGAACCAGCGCGGAGTCCGCCCGGACCAGACAGAGTCTGACAGACGAGCAGTGTGCTTTCCTCCTCCTCATGGTCTTCGCCGTCATCGCCATCCTCATCGCTTTCGTCATCCAGTACTTTGTCATCAAATGA
- the fndc3a gene encoding fibronectin type-III domain-containing protein 3A isoform X2 — MEVLMISVFEDSHSQSPLPEESRFYDSDFHKSEVILVQVNPGEAFTIRREDGQFQCITGPAQVPMMSPNGSVPPIYVPPGYVSQIIEENGVRRVLVLPQQPDFHPGGHSPLHHPPPPPHAHMPAFIPHPAMMPPPPHLYTSMAGGVGDLSSQYISQYHPAHIFSEQVSADSHPQHGRPTFVHRDDRTTKTHERLQKKLKERQGGGGGGGGGGGGQVKDSPPSSPQKSCNSPPAVDIHNGIGGKGLEAEHRHPVTCPDKQISKGKNGESRVLDKEAQALIAFLSTISKPVVSDIQARGAEVSWVAPARPENENGSVEDDSSSPQPLSYDISVSVEGKDGKYQTMYCGEELSATLKGLRPATDHHVRVQAMSNSIVGSPSEPVSFTTLSCEPDPPNPPKKASGTKNALVLQWKASCDNGSKILNYILQWDEGKGTGIFEKCYSGPQKQYRVTKLTPATRYSFRLAAENDMGVSEFSEVVDLFTSCSVPLPPFPPELETAGVTWLCVKWQRPSSSPKEDDISYILEMEEEGSGYGFQRSYDGEELSHTIRNLHRSTKYKFRVAAYNSEGKSNPSQVVEFITKPDRPSSPCRPVIKGRVLPNSFKMAWEPPKEDGGSEVTKYVVELSEGLSGSFWGLVYSGPALEHVCDGLKPGCSYQTRVYCMSEGGQSPMSETLQVQTLAVPPGPCQPPRLVGKPKSREVQLRWVPPQVDGGSPVSCYSVEVSGQQAEVSREVYQGPELDCSVGALMPGKTYSFRVKAANKAGFGPLSERCEITTAPGAPEQCKAPSTTSKSPTCVVVSWEAPPCNGAPVTEFRLEWGAAEGTMQVCYSGSALSHEMRGLLPATNYFCRVQAANLAGVGPFSEAVLCQTPCSVPAAVSNIYQLKESELQKYETTADKDEEDEEGVVSRPSPVFSPSTCLGIGWDSPCDHGSEITSYLIDLGEKQPVVVGRVNKHVIQHLQPDTSYRIRIQAQNSLGTGPFSHTFKLKTKPLPPQPPRLECTAFSHQTLRLKWGDGPTKAASSEALQYQLQMGDKNGRFIPLYKGPCHTHKVQRLNESTSYTFRIQAFNEAGEGPFSNVYTFTTPRSPPAPVKAPKVERLDDNSCEVTWEALPPMKGDPVIYTLQSMIGNSEFKQIYKGSATSFHAQNLQTSSDHRFRVCAIRQCQDATELSGPYSPTVTLSLQRSDAAATGGSSAGSGLRTSAESARTRQSLTDEQCAFLLLMVFAVIAILIAFVIQYFVIK; from the exons GTCCTGCTCAGGTTCCCATGATGTCTCCAAATGGTTCAGTGCCTCCAATCTATGTGCCTCCTGGATACGTTTCACAG ATCATAGAAGAGAACGGAGTGCGGCGGGTTCTGGTTTTACCTCAGCAACCAGATTTCCACCCAGGGGGACATTCCCCGCTGCAtcatcctccacctcctccccaTGCACACATGCCTGCCTTCATCCCACACCCCGCCATGATGCCCCCTCCTCCTCACCTGTACACAAGCATGGCAGGAGGTGTGGGTGACTTGAGCTCCCAGTACATCTCCCAATATCATCCTGCCCATATTTTCTCAGAGCAGG TCTCTGCAGATTCTCACCCCCAACACGGACGCCCAACGTTTGTCCACAGAGACGACCGAACTACCAAAACACACGAACGTCTCCAGAAGAAACTCAAGGAGCGTcagggaggtggtggtggtggaggaggaggaggaggaggccaggTGAAGGACAGTCCTCCATCCTCCCCGCAAAAGTCCTGCAACAGCCCCCCAGCAGTGGACATTCACAACGGCATTGGTGGGAAAGGACTGGAAGCAGAGCACAGGCATCCGGTGACCTGTCCAGACAAGCAGATCAGCAAGGGAAAAAACGGGGAGTCAAGAG tgcttGACAAAGAGGCTCAGGCCCTgatcgcatttctgagtaccaTCAGTAAACCCGTG GTGTCAGACATCCAAGCAAGAGGAGCTGAAGTCAGCTGGGTTGCCCCTGCCAGGCCTGAGAATGAGAATGGCAGCGTGGAAGATGACTCCAGCTCTCCACAGCCCCTCAGCTATGACATTTCTGTCTCAGTTGAGGGGAAAGATGGGAAATACCAGACTATGTATTG TGGGGAGGAACTAAGTGCGACTTTAAAAGGTCTACGACCGGCGACCGATCATCACGTCAG GGTCCAGGCCATGTCCAACTCTATAGTGGGAAGCCCATCAGAACCTGTGAGCTTTACGACTCTAAGCTGTGAGCCAGACCCCCCCAATCCTCCAAAGAAGGCCAGTGGGACCAAGAATGCCCTTGTTCTCCAGTGGAAG GCTTCGTGTGACAATGGCTCCAAAATTCTGAACTACATTCTTCAATGGGATGag GGGAAAGGCACAGGCATTTTTGAAAAGTGCTATAGTGGACCTCAGAAGCAGTACAGAGTGACCAAGCTTACTCCAGCTACAAGATACTCGTTTCGCCTCGCAGCAGAAAATGACATGGGTGTAAG TGAGTTCAGTGAAGTGGTGGACCTGTTCACCTCATGCAGTGTGCCATTGCCACCCTTCCCTCCAGAACTGGAGACGGCGGGAGTGACCTGGTTGTGTGTGAAGTGGCAGAGGCCCAGCAGTTCTCCAAAGGAGGATGACATTTCCTACATTTTGGAGATGGAGGAGGAAGGCTCG GGATACGGCTTCCAGCGGAGCTACGACGGTGAAGAGCTTTCCCACACCATCAGGAATCTCCACAGGAGCACCAAGTACAAGTTTAGG GTGGCAGCATACAATTCAGAAGGAAAGAGTAATCCCAGTCAGGTGGTTGAGTTCATCACGAAGCCAGACAGACCCAGCAGTCCCTGCAGGCCTGTCATCAAAGGAAGAGTCTTGCCTAACAGCTTCAAAATGGCCTGGG agccaccaaaagaGGACGGTGGGTCAGAAGTCACAAAATATGTCGTGGAGCTGTCTGAGGGTTTAAGTG GTTCATTTTGGGGGCTGGTGTACTCCGGGCCAGCCCTGGAACATGTATGTGACGGTCTGAAGCCTGGCTGCTCCTACCAAACAAGAGTTTACTGCATGAGTGAGGGGGGGCAGAGCCCG ATGTCGGAGACTCTGCAAGTCCAGACGCTAGCGGTGCCCCCGGGGCCTTGCCAGCCCCCTCGATTGGTGGGCAAACCTAAATCCAGGGAGGTCCAACTGCGCTGGG TCCCACCTCAGGTAGACGGAGGAAGTCCAGTGTCCTGCTACAGCGTGGAAGTGAGCGGGCAGCAGGCTGAGGTGAGCCGGGAGGTTTACCAGGGTCCAGAGCTGGACTGCTCTGTGGGGGCCTTAATGCCTGGCAAAACCTACAGCTTCCGGGTCAAGGCGGCAAACAAGGCTGGG TTCGGACCGCTATCGGAGCGATGTGAAATCACAACTGCCCCTGGAGCCCCAGAACAGTGTAAGGCTCCTTCAACCACATCCAAATCTCCTACCTGTGTGGTTGTAAGCTGGGAG GCCCCTCCCTGTAACGGAGCTCCAGTGACAGAGTTTCGTTTGGAGTGGGGTGCAGCTGAAGGCACCATGCAAGTGTGCTACAGCGGGTCAGCGCTCAGCCACGAAATGAGGGGTCTGCTCCCTGCAACCAACTACTTCTGCCGAGTGCAG GCGGCAAACCTGGCCGGCGTGGGACCCTTCAGCGAGGCGGTGCTGTGTCAGACGCCCTGCTCCGTGCCCGCCGCCGTCAGCAACATCTACCAGCTGAAAGAGTCCGAACTGCAGAAGTATGAAACCACAGCCGACAAAgacgaggaagatgaagagggcGTCGTCTCACGCCCCTCGCCGGTCTTCTCTCCCTCCACCTGCCTCGGCATCGGCTGGGATTCTCCGTGCGATCACGGTTCGGAGATCACCTCTTACCTGATCGACCTCGGAGAGAAGCAGCCAGTCGTGGTCGGTCGCGTCAACAAACACGTCATCCAGCATCTGCAGCCGGACACCAGCTACAG GATCCGAATTCAAGCCCAGAATAGCCTGGGAACCGGGCCCTTCAGTCACACCTTTAAGCTGAAGACCAAGCCGCTGCCTCCGCAGCCGCCGCGGCTGGAGTGCACCGCCTTCAGTCATCAGACCCTCAGGCTCAAATGGGGCGACGGCCCGACCAAGGCCGCTTCCTCGGAGGCGCTCCAGTATCAGCTGCAGATGGGGGACAAAAACGGCAG ATTTATACCCCTGTATAAAGGACCATGCCACACACACAAAGTCCAGAGGCTTAATGAGTCTACCTCTTACACGTTCCGCATCCAGGCCTTTAATGAGGCGGGCGAAGGGCCCTTCTCCAATGTTTACACATTCACCACCCCAcgctctcctccagctcctgtgAAAG CTCCTAAAGTGGAGCGTCTCGATGACAACTCCTGTGAAGTCACATGGGAAGCTCTGCCCCCCATGAAGGGAGATCCTGTTATCTACACCTTGCAGAGCATGATAGGAAACTCCGAGTTCAAACAG ATCTACAAAGGCTCCGCCACGTCCTTCCATGCTCAGAACCTGCAGACCAGCAGCGACCACCGTTTCCGTGTGTGCGCGATCCGGCAGTGCCAGGACGCCACGGAACTGAGCGGCCCCTACAGCCCCACGGTGACCCTCTCCCTTCAGCGGAGCGACGCCGCCGCCACGGGCGGCAGCTCCGCGGGCTCAGGGCTCAGAACCAGCGCGGAGTCCGCCCGGACCAGACAGAGTCTGACAGACGAGCAGTGTGCTTTCCTCCTCCTCATGGTCTTCGCCGTCATCGCCATCCTCATCGCTTTCGTCATCCAGTACTTTGTCATCAAATGA